One window from the genome of Pelodictyon luteolum DSM 273 encodes:
- the nuoL gene encoding NADH-quinone oxidoreductase subunit L: protein MHSLIQLSIAVLLLPLLSFVILIFFNRRLPRRGDFIGVGILGTTFALSAYIFWTVIVEHYDPAFRVAWDFTWLDFGNVPGVGPLQVKMGIVIDNLTAIMLAMVTLISFLVHLYSTGYMKGDKHYGRFFAYLGIFTFSMLGIVLSDNLFSIYIFWELVGLSSYLLIGFFFEKESAADAQKKAFLANRVGDIGMWLGILILYSQFHTFGYQEIFQKLSAGEFGLSHAWLTAAGILLFMGCVGKSAQFPLHVWLPDAMEGPTPVSALIHAATMVAAGVYFVARIFVLLTPEALHLIAFIGAFTAFMAATIAITQQDIKRVLAYSTVSQLGYMVLGLGVGAYSAALFHLVTHAFFKACLFLGSGAIIHAMHHEQDMRWMGGLRRNMPWTFATFIIATFALAGLPLTSGFMSKDAILAGALGFAQTEGTWYYYLVPLLGFFSALLTAFYMGRQIWLVFFGESRTHLKPADPHDHHAAHAHDGHDEEHGHHPVHEVAWNMRLPLVVLAALSIFIVYSPDPLDGGKGWFMKMIPTPATVVGGEQHGISEASMAMSAEEHGTAAAPEAVQAEAPATEDMHALAAVPVEPGGETHAPAASGEHATGNTFADPRQAEIAHLTHAAHNRAIQISTVMVILGIGFSLTVYAFKVIDPDRTAQAIRPLYLMSYNKWYWDEIYQATFIRGSMLIAAMFSWFDRNIIDGLVNGIATMTRKFAFLNGSFDRYAVDGMVNFTAFFVNTSGGVLKKLQTGKVQTYVVMVMLAVFGYFVYYFAQLVS, encoded by the coding sequence ATGCACAGTTTAATCCAGTTGTCAATAGCCGTACTGCTACTGCCGCTGCTCTCGTTCGTCATCCTGATATTCTTCAACCGCCGCCTGCCGCGGAGGGGGGATTTCATCGGGGTCGGCATTCTCGGCACAACCTTCGCCCTCTCGGCCTATATATTCTGGACGGTCATCGTCGAGCACTACGATCCGGCGTTCCGTGTCGCATGGGACTTCACCTGGCTTGATTTCGGCAATGTCCCCGGCGTCGGTCCGCTCCAGGTCAAGATGGGCATCGTCATCGACAACCTGACGGCCATCATGCTCGCCATGGTCACCCTGATCAGTTTCCTCGTGCATCTCTACTCCACGGGGTACATGAAGGGCGACAAGCACTACGGCCGGTTCTTTGCCTATCTCGGCATTTTCACCTTCTCGATGCTCGGCATCGTGCTGAGCGACAACCTCTTCTCCATCTACATTTTCTGGGAGCTCGTCGGACTTTCTTCCTATCTGCTCATCGGCTTCTTCTTCGAAAAGGAGAGCGCTGCCGATGCACAGAAAAAAGCGTTCCTCGCCAACCGTGTCGGCGACATCGGCATGTGGCTCGGCATCCTGATCCTCTACTCGCAGTTCCATACCTTCGGATACCAGGAGATTTTCCAGAAACTTTCAGCAGGTGAGTTCGGCCTGTCGCACGCCTGGCTGACCGCGGCCGGCATCCTCCTCTTCATGGGCTGCGTCGGCAAGTCGGCCCAGTTCCCGCTCCATGTCTGGCTTCCTGACGCCATGGAGGGCCCGACTCCGGTCTCGGCCCTCATCCACGCCGCCACCATGGTCGCCGCCGGCGTCTACTTCGTGGCCCGCATTTTCGTGCTCCTCACGCCCGAGGCGCTGCACCTCATCGCATTCATCGGCGCCTTCACCGCCTTCATGGCGGCCACCATCGCCATCACCCAGCAGGACATCAAACGGGTCCTTGCCTACTCGACCGTCTCGCAGCTCGGCTACATGGTGCTTGGTCTGGGTGTCGGCGCCTACTCGGCAGCCCTCTTCCACCTCGTCACGCACGCATTCTTCAAGGCATGCCTGTTCCTCGGTTCCGGCGCCATCATCCACGCCATGCACCACGAGCAGGACATGCGCTGGATGGGAGGGCTCCGCAGGAACATGCCCTGGACATTCGCCACCTTCATCATCGCCACCTTCGCCCTTGCCGGTCTTCCGCTCACCAGCGGGTTCATGAGCAAGGACGCCATTCTGGCCGGTGCTCTCGGTTTTGCACAGACTGAAGGCACCTGGTACTACTATCTGGTTCCGCTTCTCGGTTTCTTCTCCGCGCTTCTGACAGCGTTCTACATGGGCCGTCAGATCTGGCTCGTCTTCTTCGGCGAAAGCCGCACGCACCTCAAGCCCGCCGACCCGCACGACCACCATGCGGCACATGCCCATGATGGTCATGATGAAGAGCACGGCCATCATCCGGTCCATGAGGTCGCATGGAACATGCGCCTTCCGCTGGTCGTTCTGGCAGCCCTCTCGATTTTCATCGTCTATTCTCCCGATCCGCTCGATGGCGGCAAAGGCTGGTTCATGAAGATGATCCCGACACCCGCAACGGTGGTTGGAGGAGAGCAGCACGGTATTTCAGAAGCCTCCATGGCCATGTCCGCAGAGGAACACGGAACTGCAGCCGCACCCGAAGCGGTGCAGGCCGAAGCGCCAGCGACTGAGGATATGCATGCCCTGGCAGCAGTGCCTGTTGAACCGGGAGGCGAAACCCATGCCCCCGCCGCATCTGGCGAGCACGCTACTGGTAACACATTCGCCGATCCCCGTCAGGCCGAAATCGCGCACCTGACCCACGCGGCCCATAACCGCGCAATCCAGATCTCTACCGTCATGGTGATCCTCGGCATCGGCTTCTCCCTCACCGTCTACGCCTTCAAGGTCATCGATCCGGACCGTACCGCACAGGCCATCCGCCCCCTCTACCTCATGTCCTACAACAAATGGTACTGGGACGAGATCTACCAGGCGACCTTCATCCGGGGCTCCATGCTGATTGCCGCCATGTTCTCCTGGTTCGACCGCAACATCATTGACGGCCTGGTCAACGGCATTGCCACCATGACCAGGAAATTCGCGTTCCTCAACGGCAGCTTCGACAGATATGCCGTTGACGGAATGGTGAACTTTACCGCATTTTTCGTTAACACATCCGGCGGAGTGCTGAAAAAGCTCCAGACCGGGAAGGTGCAGACCTATGTTGTCATGGTGATGCTGGCCGTCTTCGGCTATTTCGTCTACTACTTTGCACAACTGGTCTCCTGA
- a CDS encoding complex I subunit 4 family protein produces MLSLIVFLPIIAGLVILAVPSSQKQIIRMVSLLAAVVQMVLAVMIWQGYDPSLAGITAVAGGSPEGSFQFIERLPWISLDLGSMGSMNIEYFLGVDGLSITMVILTALVSTIGVLSSWTIQKQVKGYFLLYNLLATAMMGCFVALDFFLFYVFWELMLLPMYFLIGMWGGPNREYAAIKFFLYTLFGSVFMLLVMIALYFSVIDPLTGNHTFSLVAMASQENYIHDAILGPDNAMWRTVAFIVLFIGFAIKVPMFPFHTWLPDAHVEAPTPISVILAGVLLKLGTYGMMRINFPLFPEVFQASMYVIGVFGAINIIYGAFCALAQKDLKKMVAYSSISHMGYVLLGLAAGNSEGMTGALYQMFNHGTITAMLFLLVGVIYDRAHTRQIEKFGGLATYMPVYFGVVMIAWFASLGLPGLSGFISEAFVFVGAFSAEVTRPIAIVSVLGIVFGAAYLLWSLQRMFLGKRREDAAYDVEIGADGHEHIHFHDWKGKLDLDARELAMLVPLAVIIIFLGIYPMPIMGLMTTSINKLVQVLAPVAMAALN; encoded by the coding sequence ATGCTGAGTTTAATTGTCTTTCTGCCCATTATCGCCGGCCTGGTAATCCTTGCCGTGCCCTCCTCCCAGAAGCAGATCATCCGGATGGTATCGCTGCTTGCTGCAGTGGTCCAGATGGTGCTTGCCGTCATGATCTGGCAGGGATACGACCCTTCGCTCGCGGGCATCACGGCCGTGGCGGGAGGCTCGCCCGAAGGCTCGTTCCAGTTCATCGAGCGTTTGCCGTGGATCAGCCTGGACCTCGGCTCGATGGGCAGCATGAACATCGAGTACTTTCTCGGTGTCGACGGTCTCTCCATCACCATGGTGATCCTCACCGCACTTGTTTCGACTATCGGCGTGCTCTCAAGCTGGACCATCCAGAAGCAGGTCAAAGGCTACTTCCTGCTCTACAACCTCCTGGCCACAGCCATGATGGGCTGTTTCGTCGCGCTCGACTTTTTCCTCTTCTACGTGTTCTGGGAACTCATGCTGCTTCCGATGTACTTCCTCATCGGCATGTGGGGCGGTCCGAACCGTGAATATGCAGCCATCAAGTTCTTCCTCTACACCCTGTTCGGTTCCGTCTTCATGCTGCTCGTCATGATCGCCCTCTACTTCAGCGTCATCGATCCGCTTACCGGCAACCACACCTTCAGCCTGGTTGCCATGGCAAGCCAGGAGAACTATATTCATGACGCCATCCTCGGTCCCGACAACGCCATGTGGCGCACCGTGGCCTTCATCGTGCTCTTCATCGGCTTTGCCATCAAGGTCCCGATGTTCCCGTTCCATACCTGGCTCCCCGACGCACACGTCGAGGCTCCGACCCCGATTTCCGTCATCCTGGCCGGCGTGCTTCTGAAGCTCGGCACCTACGGCATGATGCGCATCAACTTCCCGCTCTTCCCTGAAGTGTTCCAGGCCTCGATGTACGTGATCGGGGTGTTCGGCGCCATCAACATCATCTACGGTGCTTTCTGCGCCCTCGCCCAGAAGGATCTGAAGAAAATGGTGGCATACTCCTCCATCAGCCACATGGGCTACGTGCTGCTCGGCCTTGCGGCCGGCAACAGCGAGGGCATGACCGGCGCGCTCTACCAGATGTTCAACCACGGCACCATCACCGCCATGCTCTTCCTGCTCGTCGGCGTGATCTACGACCGTGCCCATACCCGCCAGATCGAGAAGTTCGGCGGCCTGGCAACCTACATGCCGGTCTACTTCGGTGTCGTGATGATCGCATGGTTTGCCTCCCTCGGCCTTCCGGGACTCAGCGGGTTCATCAGTGAAGCGTTCGTCTTCGTCGGTGCCTTCAGCGCCGAAGTCACCCGGCCCATCGCCATCGTCTCGGTGCTCGGCATTGTTTTCGGTGCAGCCTACCTGCTCTGGTCGCTGCAGCGGATGTTCCTCGGCAAACGTCGTGAAGATGCTGCCTACGATGTTGAAATCGGTGCCGACGGCCACGAGCACATCCACTTCCACGACTGGAAGGGCAAGCTCGATCTCGACGCACGTGAACTGGCCATGCTGGTGCCGCTTGCCGTCATCATCATTTTCCTCGGTATCTACCCGATGCCGATCATGGGCCTCATGACAACCAGCATCAACAAGCTCGTCCAGGTGCTTGCACCCGTGGCCATGGCCGCCCTTAACTGA
- a CDS encoding NADH-quinone oxidoreductase subunit N: MFELPSGAEIQNIIASLKAGAGSFIPEIYLSILFMALILLDLATKGRKANLLGWMTLAGLAGSMFFIYQQHAMEAGELFFGMYVLDEFAIFFKYFFVVSGMLAVVLTMSDRRFDTEVTSIGEYYALVVAMVIGMVMMAAASDLLMVFLSMELVSLTAYVLSGYFKRDGRSSEAALKYLVYGAVSSGLMIYGFSLIYGLTAQTNLLLISAELAVHGYDPLVMMLSTLLILAGFGYKIGAVPFHFWSPDVYEGAPTPVTAYLSVASKAAGFALLLRFFYIAIPHGMSPYEDIAGRDWLGLLAIISVASMIYGNVVAIWQKNVKRLLAYSSIAHAGYLLLGVIVMDSIGTQAVLFYLLSYLLMNYGAFYVITLIANRTGSENLDDYRGLGRKMPLAGAALTVFLISLVGLPPTVGFIGKLFIFSALLSKGSLYVGLALVGIMTSVISLYYYMLIPLNMFLRESLEPNERAQNPGMLANVLMAVLMVLTIWFGLFFEPLSQFAHYSSAMFGLSLY, translated from the coding sequence ATGTTCGAGCTCCCATCAGGTGCTGAAATACAGAATATCATCGCCAGCCTGAAAGCTGGTGCGGGGTCATTCATTCCGGAAATCTATCTCTCCATCCTCTTCATGGCGCTTATCCTCCTGGATCTTGCCACGAAGGGGAGGAAGGCGAACCTGCTCGGCTGGATGACCCTCGCCGGTCTTGCAGGAAGCATGTTCTTCATCTACCAGCAGCATGCGATGGAGGCTGGAGAACTGTTTTTCGGGATGTACGTGCTCGACGAGTTCGCCATCTTCTTCAAGTACTTCTTCGTTGTCTCGGGGATGCTGGCCGTTGTGCTGACGATGTCGGACCGGCGGTTCGATACGGAGGTGACGAGCATCGGCGAATACTATGCACTCGTCGTCGCCATGGTGATCGGCATGGTCATGATGGCTGCGGCCTCCGACCTCCTCATGGTGTTTCTCTCGATGGAACTGGTCAGTCTCACGGCCTACGTCCTTTCGGGCTACTTCAAGCGCGACGGCCGCTCTTCTGAGGCCGCCCTGAAATACCTTGTCTACGGCGCCGTCTCCTCAGGTCTCATGATCTACGGCTTCTCCCTCATTTACGGCCTTACCGCCCAGACCAACCTGCTCCTCATCAGCGCCGAACTTGCCGTACATGGCTACGACCCGCTGGTGATGATGCTCTCCACCCTCCTCATCCTTGCCGGCTTCGGCTACAAGATCGGTGCGGTTCCCTTCCACTTCTGGAGCCCCGACGTGTACGAGGGTGCACCGACCCCGGTCACCGCATATCTCTCGGTCGCTTCGAAAGCAGCAGGGTTCGCGCTCCTTCTGAGGTTCTTCTATATCGCCATTCCGCACGGCATGAGCCCCTATGAGGATATTGCCGGAAGGGACTGGCTCGGCCTGCTTGCCATCATCTCCGTCGCCTCCATGATCTACGGTAACGTGGTCGCCATATGGCAGAAGAACGTCAAGCGCCTCCTTGCCTACTCCTCCATCGCACACGCAGGCTACCTGCTCCTCGGCGTCATTGTCATGGACTCTATCGGTACCCAGGCAGTCCTCTTCTACCTGCTCTCCTACCTGCTGATGAACTACGGGGCGTTCTATGTCATCACCCTCATCGCCAACCGGACCGGCAGCGAGAACCTCGATGACTACCGCGGTCTCGGCCGCAAGATGCCGCTTGCCGGCGCCGCCCTTACCGTGTTTCTCATCTCCCTTGTCGGCCTGCCGCCGACGGTCGGATTCATCGGCAAGCTGTTCATCTTCTCGGCCCTGCTTTCCAAGGGTTCTCTCTATGTGGGCCTCGCCCTTGTCGGCATCATGACGAGCGTCATTTCGCTCTACTACTACATGCTCATTCCTCTGAACATGTTCCTCCGAGAATCCCTCGAGCCTAACGAACGTGCCCAGAACCCCGGCATGCTCGCCAATGTACTGATGGCTGTCCTCATGGTGCTCACCATCTGGTTCGGTCTCTTCTTTGAGCCGCTTTCACAGTTTGCACACTACTCGTCGGCCATGTTCGGCCTCTCGCTCTATTAA
- the folE gene encoding GTP cyclohydrolase I FolE: MKQEKTASATSENNPMHTPIKTPLFTGRGTCCDDDEYPLDPQELCPEAHAALSASVSTMLESVGEDPMREGLLKTPERVARSLAFLTRGYRQDPEEMLKKAVFTESYDEMVLVRDIDIFSMCEHHMLPFFGKAHVAYIPDGKIVGLSKLARVVEVFARRLQVQERLTQQIRDAIQDVLNPKGVGVVIEAKHMCMVMRGVEKLNSVTTTSAMSGQFITSESTRGEFLRLIRQ, from the coding sequence ATGAAACAGGAAAAAACAGCGTCAGCTACCTCGGAGAATAACCCTATGCATACCCCGATAAAGACCCCCCTCTTCACCGGCAGGGGCACCTGCTGCGACGACGACGAGTACCCCCTCGACCCGCAGGAACTCTGTCCGGAAGCGCATGCCGCACTTTCCGCATCCGTCTCCACCATGCTGGAGTCTGTCGGCGAGGATCCTATGCGCGAAGGCCTCCTGAAAACCCCCGAACGGGTCGCCCGCTCGCTTGCGTTCCTTACCCGTGGCTACCGCCAGGACCCGGAGGAGATGCTGAAGAAAGCCGTATTCACGGAGTCGTACGACGAGATGGTGCTCGTTCGCGACATCGACATTTTCTCGATGTGCGAACACCACATGCTCCCCTTCTTCGGCAAGGCCCATGTAGCCTACATCCCCGATGGAAAGATCGTCGGACTCTCGAAGCTCGCGCGCGTGGTTGAAGTGTTCGCCCGCCGCCTGCAGGTGCAGGAACGCCTCACCCAGCAGATCCGGGACGCGATACAGGATGTCCTGAACCCGAAGGGGGTCGGCGTCGTCATCGAAGCGAAGCACATGTGCATGGTGATGCGAGGAGTCGAGAAACTCAACTCCGTCACAACAACCTCGGCCATGTCGGGCCAGTTCATCACCTCAGAGTCCACCCGCGGAGAGTTCCTCCGCCTGATCCGCCAGTAG
- a CDS encoding 6-pyruvoyl trahydropterin synthase family protein, translating into MKQKKTPLSSPPAAPPPAGQPRKVYVTRTIEFNAAHRLFNPKFSEEMNTRVYGKCANKYGHGHNYQLEITLGGTVDPETGYLFDLKELKKILEEEVTARFDHRHLNHDVPELEGLVPTTETLAVLIWDILEERIAAIDNREISLQAVKLHETGKNSVSYLGE; encoded by the coding sequence ATGAAACAGAAAAAGACCCCGTTATCCTCTCCTCCCGCGGCCCCTCCCCCAGCCGGGCAACCGCGCAAGGTCTATGTAACCCGCACCATCGAGTTCAACGCAGCCCACCGGCTCTTCAACCCGAAGTTCAGCGAAGAGATGAACACCCGGGTGTACGGAAAGTGTGCAAACAAGTACGGCCACGGCCACAACTACCAGCTTGAGATCACCCTCGGCGGCACCGTGGACCCTGAAACCGGGTACCTGTTCGACCTGAAGGAGCTGAAAAAGATCCTCGAAGAGGAGGTGACGGCGCGCTTCGACCACCGCCACCTGAACCACGACGTCCCGGAACTCGAAGGGCTGGTACCGACGACCGAGACACTTGCCGTCCTCATCTGGGACATACTCGAAGAACGCATTGCAGCCATCGACAACCGGGAGATCTCCCTCCAAGCAGTCAAATTACATGAAACAGGAAAAAACAGCGTCAGCTACCTCGGAGAATAA
- the trxA gene encoding thioredoxin, which translates to MATSLEDLIRTSTTPVFVDFWAAWCGPCKMVAPSVRKLAAEFKGRLRVVKVNVDEQPAAASRFHVQGIPALMLFKDGEKKWSTAGAVPYPQLKAEVEKVLG; encoded by the coding sequence ATGGCAACCTCGCTCGAAGATCTCATAAGGACTAGCACCACCCCTGTATTCGTCGACTTCTGGGCCGCCTGGTGCGGGCCCTGCAAAATGGTGGCTCCCTCCGTCAGGAAACTCGCCGCGGAGTTCAAGGGGCGGCTGAGGGTGGTGAAGGTCAACGTCGATGAACAGCCGGCAGCAGCCTCGCGCTTTCATGTGCAGGGCATTCCCGCACTCATGCTCTTCAAGGACGGAGAGAAGAAATGGAGCACCGCTGGAGCTGTCCCGTATCCCCAGCTCAAGGCCGAAGTGGAGAAGGTGCTCGGCTAG
- a CDS encoding CPBP family intramembrane glutamic endopeptidase, which yields MKHQTQHHSLRHFILLVTLLYLLPVLAVLGGVVPFSLRSAMLLLMFAFALMYSHRHGHTAGELGLRTSNLPKAIGVNILAGIAGAGLVILLPIPGMPEQSLKTPAVAFFFFYILISSPVQEFLFRSFLFAEMQRCGIGSPLLQVMISAVLFAFLHAVYLDPLTGLLSFAAGIMWSIIYQRIPNLAGVSLSHAIIGIMAIMSGIARKI from the coding sequence GTGAAGCATCAGACACAACACCATAGCCTGCGCCACTTCATCCTGCTGGTTACGCTGCTTTACCTGTTGCCGGTGCTGGCTGTGCTTGGAGGGGTGGTGCCGTTTTCACTGCGCTCGGCGATGCTGCTGCTGATGTTTGCGTTCGCCCTCATGTACTCCCACCGGCATGGGCACACAGCAGGAGAGCTGGGGCTCCGGACCTCGAACCTGCCGAAAGCCATCGGCGTAAACATTCTGGCAGGCATCGCGGGTGCGGGACTGGTCATCCTGCTTCCGATCCCCGGCATGCCGGAACAAAGCCTCAAGACGCCTGCCGTGGCGTTTTTTTTCTTCTACATCCTCATCTCAAGCCCTGTCCAGGAGTTCCTGTTCCGCTCATTCCTCTTTGCCGAGATGCAACGGTGCGGCATCGGGAGCCCGCTCCTCCAGGTGATGATTTCAGCGGTTCTGTTTGCCTTCCTGCACGCCGTCTACCTTGATCCGCTGACCGGCCTGCTGAGCTTTGCCGCCGGCATCATGTGGAGCATCATTTACCAACGCATACCCAACCTTGCCGGAGTCTCTCTGTCGCACGCGATAATCGGCATCATGGCCATCATGTCGGGCATTGCAAGGAAGATCTAG
- a CDS encoding polysaccharide biosynthesis/export family protein, whose amino-acid sequence MSVLRMLLVFMVLVQCVKFSTGGGEANAETYGAQSTTSPLFNEQQESTTRPEYNPLAGPNYPIQPNSYFTDDNGNILMMVNVLGEVHKPGQIVVRENADFSTVVALAGGQTDRANMKKVVVARQEPDAQGKQSYKINLKEYFKTGNRADFITLRPNDTIFIPDKKKVGLEKIATVIGTAAAGFSIFAILQN is encoded by the coding sequence ATGAGCGTTTTAAGGATGTTGCTGGTCTTTATGGTATTGGTGCAGTGTGTGAAGTTTTCCACCGGAGGCGGTGAGGCCAACGCTGAGACATACGGCGCGCAGTCAACGACAAGTCCTTTGTTCAATGAACAGCAGGAGTCAACCACACGGCCGGAATACAATCCGCTTGCCGGTCCGAATTATCCCATTCAGCCGAACTCCTATTTCACCGACGATAACGGCAATATCCTGATGATGGTCAATGTGCTTGGAGAAGTTCACAAACCCGGTCAGATCGTCGTACGTGAAAATGCGGATTTTTCAACGGTGGTGGCTTTAGCGGGAGGACAGACCGATAGGGCTAACATGAAAAAAGTTGTTGTGGCCCGTCAAGAGCCAGATGCACAAGGCAAGCAGTCTTACAAGATTAACCTCAAAGAGTATTTCAAAACAGGCAATAGGGCGGACTTTATCACTCTTCGTCCGAATGATACCATATTCATTCCCGACAAAAAGAAAGTCGGGCTGGAAAAAATTGCTACCGTAATCGGAACTGCCGCTGCGGGGTTCAGCATTTTCGCTATTCTTCAAAACTGA
- a CDS encoding GumC family protein: MNNETTPVKHLAGSMFSPGGHRVRRKNEMTMDELFRIVHRRGAGMIVLMVGTLVVAMLFYLFKTPEYHAVSVVMIKEDKQSNDLLQTILGPEAGMDINASKKDIALFKSMPIARLTIEQLERNLKGKPLELFGSRDYTSPLMALFTKLQPSSIGNAFPSETDGLSKEELLRQRCLLLTKRIRVEPVKDTNMLNISVASPFADEAELLTNTICEVYRQADISRNSEKYAQANSYIAKSLVEQQSKVDEADRALSLFMTHNEIYEVSGNTQQLLDKLVEADAQYNTIQAEYHTVGNTLRFLEQRLSESDKAIGSQIEQTVNSKLGAIMDEIRGLESSYVALLKQKGADDPAVRAAKVRLEEVKSRYATLQRSQIAGEIGYAGRAKKFGFDMVSEKLQIERKLNELQFRAGELSRIRQYYEQQLSSLPNKQQEYLKLERDRNVAGKTYAELKQKFDETSIFLGSEVGGVSLIGAAFRPFFPESPSLLKSLLLGVLFGGMLAIGYAYIEEAMDGTLQDECLYDEIGLRPLSVIPTVGSARNPAVPPSGSSRMLSHVGNSFGKLLPDASSRQSPSGREDAAQLIPLITDNLTSSFAESIRILRTSIQYSRQGSPPQSILISGTAMWEGKSTVCLNLGMAYALVGKKTLIIDCDLRRPSQHVKLNCLRGPGLTDYLLSSDGDSCVPNIQNTRMENLFLLSAGLNVSGSSELLASKKMQGLLSVMRKRFDCILLDCPPFFLSDASQISALTDGVVLVSRLQYTERKMLQSIIADPAVKDALLGVALIATPELSRKGYLGKYGNGVYEEDPLLLT, from the coding sequence ATGAACAACGAAACGACGCCTGTGAAGCATCTGGCCGGCTCGATGTTTTCGCCCGGCGGTCATAGAGTTCGCAGAAAAAACGAGATGACGATGGATGAACTGTTCCGGATCGTTCATCGCCGGGGCGCAGGTATGATTGTCTTGATGGTCGGGACTCTAGTCGTGGCCATGCTGTTTTATTTGTTTAAAACCCCCGAGTATCATGCTGTGTCCGTTGTCATGATCAAAGAGGACAAACAATCAAACGATCTTTTGCAGACGATTCTCGGCCCGGAAGCCGGCATGGACATCAATGCTTCAAAGAAAGATATTGCTCTTTTCAAGTCAATGCCGATCGCACGGCTCACCATTGAGCAGCTGGAGCGGAACCTGAAAGGAAAGCCACTTGAGCTTTTCGGGAGCAGGGACTATACTTCTCCCCTCATGGCTCTGTTCACGAAACTCCAGCCATCGAGTATCGGTAATGCGTTCCCCTCTGAAACTGATGGCCTCAGCAAGGAGGAGCTGCTTCGTCAACGATGTTTATTGCTCACAAAGCGGATTCGGGTGGAGCCGGTAAAGGATACGAATATGCTGAACATCTCTGTGGCAAGCCCGTTTGCTGATGAAGCAGAACTCTTGACAAACACGATATGCGAAGTTTATCGGCAAGCCGATATTTCCAGGAATTCCGAGAAATATGCTCAGGCTAACAGCTATATCGCAAAAAGCCTGGTCGAGCAGCAGAGTAAAGTCGATGAAGCAGATCGAGCGCTTTCTCTGTTTATGACCCACAATGAAATCTATGAGGTATCAGGCAACACCCAGCAGCTGCTCGACAAACTGGTTGAGGCTGATGCACAGTACAATACCATTCAAGCTGAGTATCATACGGTAGGTAACACGTTGCGCTTCCTTGAACAGCGGCTTTCTGAATCCGACAAGGCTATTGGTTCGCAGATCGAGCAGACGGTCAACTCAAAGCTCGGCGCTATCATGGATGAAATTCGCGGTTTGGAGAGCAGTTATGTAGCACTGCTCAAGCAGAAGGGCGCAGATGATCCTGCGGTGAGGGCGGCAAAGGTCCGGCTTGAGGAGGTCAAGTCACGGTACGCAACCCTTCAAAGAAGCCAGATCGCCGGTGAAATCGGCTATGCAGGAAGAGCTAAAAAGTTCGGATTCGATATGGTTTCCGAAAAGCTCCAGATTGAGAGAAAGCTTAATGAACTGCAGTTCCGGGCAGGAGAATTATCCCGAATCCGGCAATATTATGAACAACAGCTGTCGTCGCTTCCAAACAAACAGCAGGAGTACCTGAAGCTTGAACGGGATCGCAACGTTGCTGGTAAGACCTATGCGGAACTCAAACAGAAGTTTGATGAAACAAGCATTTTCCTTGGTTCTGAGGTTGGTGGCGTATCCCTTATAGGTGCTGCGTTTCGTCCCTTTTTCCCTGAATCACCCTCCTTGCTGAAAAGCCTTCTTCTTGGAGTGCTTTTTGGTGGCATGCTGGCCATCGGGTATGCATACATCGAAGAAGCAATGGATGGCACCCTTCAGGACGAGTGTCTGTATGACGAGATCGGGCTGAGGCCGCTTTCTGTCATTCCAACAGTTGGTTCCGCCAGGAATCCAGCCGTTCCGCCTTCTGGATCGAGTCGGATGCTCAGCCATGTGGGCAACTCTTTCGGTAAACTGCTCCCCGATGCTTCATCCCGACAGTCGCCCTCCGGTCGGGAAGATGCTGCCCAGTTGATCCCGCTTATTACCGACAACTTGACCTCGTCTTTTGCTGAAAGCATCCGAATTCTGAGGACATCGATTCAATACAGCCGCCAAGGCTCTCCTCCACAGTCAATCTTGATTTCCGGAACTGCGATGTGGGAAGGAAAATCTACGGTCTGCCTGAATCTTGGTATGGCGTATGCGCTGGTCGGCAAGAAAACCCTCATCATCGATTGCGATCTCCGCAGACCATCCCAGCATGTAAAGCTGAACTGTTTAAGGGGGCCCGGGTTGACCGATTATCTTCTTAGTAGTGACGGGGACTCGTGCGTTCCGAATATTCAGAACACCCGGATGGAGAATCTTTTCCTGCTGAGTGCCGGTTTAAATGTATCGGGTTCAAGTGAGCTTCTTGCTTCAAAGAAAATGCAGGGTCTGCTGTCTGTTATGCGGAAACGTTTTGACTGCATCCTGCTCGACTGTCCGCCGTTTTTCCTGAGTGATGCATCACAGATCTCAGCTTTGACTGATGGGGTCGTTCTGGTTTCAAGACTGCAGTACACAGAAAGAAAAATGTTACAGAGCATTATTGCCGATCCTGCCGTGAAAGACGCTCTGTTGGGTGTTGCGCTCATTGCCACCCCTGAGCTGAGCCGAAAAGGCTATCTTGGTAAATACGGAAATGGAGTCTATGAAGAAGACCCTTTGCTGCTGACCTAG